In Bos indicus x Bos taurus breed Angus x Brahman F1 hybrid chromosome 21, Bos_hybrid_MaternalHap_v2.0, whole genome shotgun sequence, one DNA window encodes the following:
- the LOC113879815 gene encoding cytochrome P450 1A1 — MFSVFGLPIPISATELLLASAVFCLVFWVVRTWRPRVPQGLKSPPEPWGWPLLGHMLMLGKNPHVVLSQLSQRYGDVLQIRIGCTPVLVLSGLDTVRQALVRQGDDFKGRPDLYSFTLITNGQSMTFNPDSGPVWAARRRLAQNALKSFSTASDPASSSSCYLEEHVNKEAKYLLGKFQELMSGPGRFDPYRYIVVSVANVICAICFGRRYDHNDQEFLSLVNLSNEFGEITASGNPSDFIPVLRYLPNTALDLFKDLNQRFYVFVQKIVKEHYKTFEKGHIRDITDSLIEHCQDKRLDENANIQLSDEKIINVVIDLFGAGFDTVTTALSWSLLYLVTSPRVQKKIQEELDTVIGRARRPRLSDRPQLPYLEAFILETFRHSSFVPFTIPHSTTRDSNLNGFYIPKGRCVFVNQWQINHDQKLWEDPSEFRPERFLTADGTINKVLSEKVIIFGLGKRKCIGETIARLEVFLFLAILLHQVEFCVTPGVKVDMTPVYGLTMKHARCEHFQAHMRS; from the exons ATGTTTTCTGTGTTTGGACTCCCCATCCCCATCTCGGCCACAGAACTTCTCCTGGCCTCTGCCGTCTTCTGCCTGGTATTCTGGGTGGTCAGGACCTGGCGGCCTCGGGTCCCTCAAGGCCTGAAGAGTCCCCCGGAGCCCTGGGGCTGGCCCCTGCTCGGGCACATGCTGATGTTGGGGAAGAACCCACACGTGGTCCTGTCGCAGCTGAGCCAGCGCTATGGGGACGTGCTGCAGATCCGCATTGGCTGCACACCCGTGCTGGTGCTCAGCGGCCTGGACACCGTCCGGCAGGCCCTGGTGCGGCAGGGCGATGATTTCAAGGGCCGGCCCGACCTCTACAGCTTCACCTTGATCACTAACGGCCAGAGCATGACCTTCAACCCAGACTCTGGACCGGTGTGGGCTGCCCGACGACGCCTGGCCCAGAATGCTCTGAAGAGTTTCTCCACTGCCTCAGACCCGGCATCCTCATCCTCTTGCTATCTGGAAGAGCATGTGAACAAGGAGGCCAAGTACCTCCTGGGCAAGTTCCAAGAGCTGATGTCAGGGCCTGGGCGCTTTGACCCCTACAGGTATATAGTGGTGTCAGTGGCCAATGTCATCTGTGCCATATGCTTTGGCCGGCGCTATGACCACAATGACCAAGAGTTTCTTAGCCTCGTCAACCTGAGTAATGAGTTTGGGGAGATAACTGCCTCCGGGAACCCATCTGACTTCATCCCTGTCCTCCGTTACCTGCCCAACACTGCCCTGGACCTCTTCAAGGACCTGAATCAGAGGTTCTACGTCTTTGTACAGAAGATAGTCAAGGAACACTATAAAACGTTTGAGAAG GGTCACATCCGGGACATCACAGACAGCCTGATTGAGCACTGTCAGGACAAGAGGCTGGACGAGAATGCCAATATCCAGCTGTCGGATGAGAAGATCATTAATGTTGTCATAGACCTCTTTGGAGCCG GGTTTGACACAGTCACAACTGCCCTTTCCTGGAGCCTCCTGTACCTGGTGACAAGCCCCAGGGTGCAAAAAAAGATTCAGGAGGAGCTGG ACACAGTGATTGGCAGGGCGCGGCGGCCCCGGCTCTCTGACAGACCCCAGCTGCCCTATTTGGAGGCCTTTATCCTGGAGACCTTCCGACACTCCTCCTTTGTCCCCTTCACCATCCCACACAG TACCACAAGAGACAGCAATCTGAACGGCTTTTACATCCCCAAGGGGCGCTGTGTCTTTGTGAACCAGTGGCAGATCAACCATGACCA GAAGCTCTGGGAGGATCCATCTGAGTTCCGGCCAGAACGGTTTCTCACTGCTGATGGCACCATCAACAAAGTACTGAGTGAGAAGGTGATTATTTTCGGCTTGGGCAAGCGGAAGTGCATCGGTGAGACCATTGCCCGCTTGGAGGTCTTTCTCTTCTTGGCCATCCTGCTGCATCAGGTGGaattctgtgtgaccccgggTGTGAAGGTGGACATGACCCCCGTGTACGGGCTGACCATGAAGCACGCCCGCTGTGAGCACTTTCAGGCGCACATGCGCTCTTAG